In the Grimontia kaedaensis genome, one interval contains:
- a CDS encoding mobilome CxxCx(11)CxxC protein, with protein sequence MAKKDKKNKKDNELAEGYARKSKLLQIRTDALSAEYIYRQELNKISFVTTAITALTILVPVVITLALVWAKDTDYEQLMNGISYISSGVLLCLSICSLIFKFEQRKEAYLIGRRTNISIGNEAQELISNSGLDVTWFYKFVAEQDARDQENISNISDSVTQEAYRYTLKKLQPSDSNVVCSVCSASPYIFSKGSCQLCGNTPVDKET encoded by the coding sequence TTGGCGAAGAAAGATAAAAAAAATAAGAAAGACAATGAGTTGGCTGAAGGCTATGCTAGAAAAAGTAAACTATTGCAAATTCGGACTGATGCTCTTTCTGCGGAATATATTTATAGACAAGAGTTGAATAAAATATCTTTTGTTACCACCGCTATTACGGCGCTTACCATTCTAGTGCCCGTTGTAATAACTCTTGCCTTGGTTTGGGCTAAAGATACAGATTATGAGCAATTAATGAATGGTATATCTTACATATCATCTGGTGTGTTGCTATGCCTTTCTATCTGCAGCTTAATATTCAAATTTGAGCAACGAAAAGAAGCATACTTAATCGGTAGACGTACAAACATTTCCATTGGGAATGAGGCTCAAGAACTAATATCTAACAGTGGATTAGATGTTACATGGTTCTATAAATTTGTTGCGGAGCAAGACGCAAGAGATCAAGAAAATATTTCTAATATCTCTGACTCAGTAACGCAGGAAGCGTACCGATATACGCTAAAGAAACTTCAACCTAGTGATAGCAATGTTGTATGTTCAGTGTGCTCCGCGTCACCATATATTTTTTCCAAAGGCAGTTGCCAATTGTGTGGTAACACACCAGTAGATAAGGAGACATAA
- a CDS encoding DUF3144 domain-containing protein, with the protein MQEIDDEFYERADAHIHLSNDQISETATFGKVSASNMYATARFNAWISACGWDNGEEMAASKQETLDYFVTEYRKMLEENLDDYIENFESYMRPSE; encoded by the coding sequence GTGCAAGAAATAGATGACGAATTTTATGAGCGTGCTGATGCGCATATTCATTTGTCCAATGATCAGATAAGTGAAACGGCCACTTTTGGTAAAGTGAGTGCATCAAATATGTATGCTACGGCTCGCTTCAATGCATGGATTAGTGCGTGCGGTTGGGATAATGGCGAGGAAATGGCTGCATCCAAACAGGAAACTCTGGACTACTTTGTCACTGAGTACCGGAAAATGCTCGAAGAAAATCTAGATGATTACATCGAAAACTTCGAGTCTTACATGAGGCCTAGCGAGTAA
- a CDS encoding phage head morphogenesis protein — protein MIVPATPPVPEEALAYLSSKGYAVAWHWDEVWKEEHARAFTAAKAMTQDLLMDIHEAVTVALAQGKTLERFKAELEPKLAKRGWLGRARMPDGAVAELGTPRRLKLIYDTNLRTSRAAGQWARIDSHKAVLPYLRYGLGPSKEHREDHVQWEGLVLPVDDPFWDTHMPPNGFGCRCRVRQLTADEAKKRGISDSPELRHTTWTHKRTGEVMEVPEGVDPGWDHNPGKARASERQRRDKEKDKAFEQTVGTADKPAPLPRQVVPSALSTLKNIDGEDINRILEAIPGATERIDKLRTFTHTKGMKTLIIKQAEMGERNRGASLIRDRVIGYLDDEQERYGRYNYTIRNPARVGGFTSASFNHVVVKGNSKVRFSKAKAPEVAQELKDAVATAAQRRGANDAPSLWSIADGASPEAELVATWVHELGHQVHYWAGGERAEHLAKRFLSKYGRHNIEYREYYEYHAEHFCAWLFNREAFAEFDPDAAIYFDALIEKAIEGRERKRHD, from the coding sequence ATGATTGTCCCAGCCACACCACCAGTCCCTGAAGAAGCCCTGGCGTATCTGAGTAGTAAAGGGTATGCGGTTGCCTGGCATTGGGATGAGGTGTGGAAAGAGGAGCATGCCCGCGCGTTCACCGCCGCGAAAGCCATGACACAGGACCTGCTGATGGATATCCACGAAGCGGTCACGGTCGCGCTGGCCCAGGGAAAAACCCTTGAACGTTTTAAGGCAGAGCTTGAGCCGAAGCTGGCCAAACGCGGCTGGCTGGGCAGGGCGCGCATGCCGGATGGCGCTGTGGCGGAGCTCGGCACGCCACGCCGTCTCAAACTCATCTACGACACCAACCTTCGAACCTCGCGCGCGGCCGGACAATGGGCCCGTATTGACAGCCACAAAGCCGTGCTGCCTTACCTGCGTTATGGGTTGGGCCCGTCTAAAGAACACCGTGAGGACCACGTGCAATGGGAAGGGTTGGTTTTGCCGGTGGATGACCCGTTCTGGGACACGCACATGCCGCCCAATGGGTTTGGCTGCCGGTGTCGCGTGCGGCAGCTGACGGCTGATGAAGCCAAAAAGCGCGGTATCTCTGACTCCCCTGAGCTTCGCCATACCACCTGGACCCACAAACGCACCGGGGAAGTGATGGAGGTGCCGGAAGGGGTAGATCCGGGTTGGGACCATAACCCGGGTAAGGCGAGGGCGAGTGAACGCCAGCGCAGGGATAAGGAGAAAGACAAGGCCTTTGAACAGACCGTCGGTACCGCGGATAAACCGGCGCCTTTACCCCGGCAAGTGGTCCCGAGTGCCCTGTCGACCCTCAAAAACATCGACGGCGAAGACATTAACCGGATTTTGGAGGCCATCCCGGGTGCCACTGAACGGATAGACAAATTGCGGACCTTCACCCACACCAAAGGCATGAAAACCCTTATCATCAAACAAGCGGAGATGGGGGAACGAAACCGGGGCGCCAGCCTTATCCGTGACCGCGTCATCGGGTACCTGGATGACGAACAGGAGCGCTATGGGCGGTATAATTACACTATCCGCAATCCTGCCCGAGTGGGGGGATTTACATCGGCGTCGTTTAACCATGTGGTAGTGAAGGGAAACAGCAAGGTACGTTTTTCAAAGGCCAAAGCCCCAGAGGTGGCACAAGAGCTTAAAGATGCGGTTGCAACAGCCGCTCAGCGCAGAGGTGCCAATGATGCTCCCAGCTTATGGAGCATTGCTGATGGCGCATCGCCCGAGGCTGAATTGGTGGCTACTTGGGTACATGAACTTGGCCATCAGGTTCACTATTGGGCGGGTGGTGAGCGTGCAGAGCATTTGGCGAAGCGGTTCTTATCTAAGTACGGACGGCACAATATTGAATACCGCGAATATTACGAGTATCACGCAGAGCATTTCTGCGCTTGGCTATTTAACCGTGAAGCGTTTGCGGAGTTTGACCCAGATGCCGCAATATATTTTGATGCACTGATTGAAAAGGCCATTGAGGGTCGAGAGAGGAAACGCCATGACTGA
- a CDS encoding DUF935 domain-containing protein — MVKTQTLTREIAGPTAIRNPWGSGSAASGLTPSRLAAILQAASEGDLEAYLTLAEEMEERDPHYSSVMRTRKLAVAGLPVNIEAGGEDSHAEKLADAVRAMTEAPQFGELVDNALDALGKGFSVNEIMWDRSGRQWTPSAYLWRDPRYFQFNQKRPDELRLQDERDPVDGIVLPPYKFVIHKPRMKSGLLLRGGLARLVAFSYVCKMYGLKDWLGFLEIYGIPLRLGKYGPGANEEDKAVLKSAVANIGSDAAAILPDSMVIEFEQIAQASGASDVFARLVEWIDRQVSKAVLGQTATTEGTPGKLGNEDAQDAVRQDLIEADARQLSNTLNRDLIRPFIDLNFGPQKVYPKVVIAIPEKEDIDALATNLEKLVPLGLKVSAQEVRAKLGLSEPASDADLLGVPAAPEPEPTKPDETEQAENHRKALNRATPDDIDQIAQVMLDDWEGAQRITDPILEAVKSANSYEEVLALLPQLLSNADPTLLTHSLANAGLMAFGEGREGDE; from the coding sequence ATGGTGAAGACCCAGACATTGACCCGGGAGATTGCCGGCCCAACGGCCATCCGAAACCCTTGGGGCAGTGGCTCCGCAGCCAGTGGCCTGACACCCAGCCGTCTGGCAGCGATTTTACAGGCGGCATCGGAAGGGGATTTGGAGGCCTATTTAACGCTTGCCGAAGAGATGGAGGAGCGCGATCCGCATTACTCGAGCGTGATGCGGACCCGAAAGCTTGCTGTCGCGGGGTTGCCGGTCAACATCGAGGCCGGCGGCGAGGACAGCCACGCGGAAAAACTCGCGGATGCCGTGAGGGCGATGACCGAGGCGCCCCAGTTCGGGGAGTTGGTCGACAATGCACTCGATGCGCTGGGCAAAGGCTTCAGCGTCAATGAAATCATGTGGGACCGCAGCGGGCGGCAATGGACACCCAGTGCTTACCTGTGGCGTGACCCGCGTTACTTCCAGTTCAACCAAAAACGCCCTGATGAACTGCGCCTGCAGGATGAACGGGACCCGGTGGATGGCATCGTGCTGCCGCCGTACAAGTTTGTCATTCACAAACCGCGGATGAAATCAGGCCTGCTGCTGCGCGGCGGGTTGGCCCGTCTGGTGGCGTTTTCCTATGTCTGCAAGATGTATGGACTTAAAGACTGGCTGGGTTTTCTGGAAATCTATGGCATTCCGCTTCGCCTCGGGAAATACGGGCCCGGGGCAAACGAGGAGGACAAAGCGGTACTCAAATCGGCCGTGGCCAACATTGGATCCGACGCGGCAGCCATCTTGCCTGATTCAATGGTGATTGAGTTTGAGCAAATTGCGCAGGCCTCCGGGGCGTCTGACGTGTTTGCCCGTTTGGTGGAATGGATAGACCGGCAGGTCTCCAAGGCGGTGCTCGGACAGACCGCCACCACCGAAGGCACCCCCGGCAAGCTGGGGAACGAGGATGCGCAGGATGCGGTAAGGCAAGACCTCATTGAAGCGGATGCGCGTCAGCTGTCGAATACCCTGAACCGTGACCTTATCCGGCCGTTCATTGACCTCAACTTTGGTCCCCAGAAGGTGTACCCCAAGGTCGTCATCGCCATCCCTGAAAAGGAAGACATTGACGCGCTGGCCACCAACCTCGAAAAGCTGGTGCCGCTGGGGCTCAAAGTCTCGGCGCAGGAAGTACGTGCCAAGTTGGGCCTGTCCGAGCCTGCCAGTGATGCCGATTTGTTGGGTGTGCCTGCCGCCCCTGAGCCTGAGCCAACGAAACCTGACGAAACGGAGCAGGCAGAGAACCACCGCAAAGCCTTGAACCGTGCTACGCCGGATGACATCGACCAGATAGCCCAAGTGATGCTGGATGACTGGGAGGGCGCGCAGCGCATTACGGACCCCATCCTTGAGGCGGTGAAAAGTGCCAACAGCTATGAAGAGGTGCTGGCGCTGCTGCCCCAACTGCTGTCAAACGCCGACCCGACCTTACTGACCCATAGCCTTGCCAACGCAGGCCTCATGGCCTTTGGGGAGGGCCGGGAAGGGGACGAATGA
- the terL gene encoding phage terminase large subunit, translated as MSGAANKRELLSLLEKKRALRARYSLDAYCRSIIIPGAPLNDEDDCDEFYPDTVVPARHHQLINEALERVEAGDIKRLMVFMPPGSAKSTYGSVVFPTWYMGKNPGKQIISTSYASNLAWKFSRKCRQICKSPEYEQIFGSALTPDNKAVEAWSLTNQAGYMAGGVLSGITGNRADGLINDDPIKGREQADSEVIRDKTWEAYKSDLRTRLKPNGFIIWILTRWHEDDPVGRILPKNYSGQSEWIEAQDGEQWYVISLQAECERDDDPLGRDRGEFLWTDWFSPTFWRQEKRSQGTRNWEALYQQRPAPSEGGIIKRAWVKRYRVPPAHPIRIVHSWDTANKAKEINDPSVCTVWAETKLAFYLLYVWRDRVEYPALRSMAKSIARKYPPHAVLIEDKASGQQLIQDLRAETRLPVIPIEPENDKIIRLSSESPKFEAGTVFFPEEAEWLPDYERELFSCPLSDTFDQVDSTSQFLRWAGNSVEHYDYQRVSGGGNSFKREGVW; from the coding sequence ATGAGTGGCGCGGCCAACAAGCGGGAACTGCTTTCCCTGTTGGAGAAAAAGCGGGCATTGAGGGCACGTTATTCCCTCGATGCCTATTGCCGCAGCATCATCATTCCCGGGGCCCCGCTCAATGACGAGGACGACTGTGACGAGTTCTACCCGGACACCGTGGTCCCGGCCCGTCACCACCAGTTAATCAACGAGGCGCTTGAGAGGGTGGAAGCGGGGGACATCAAGCGCCTGATGGTTTTTATGCCCCCGGGCTCTGCCAAGTCCACCTACGGCAGCGTGGTATTTCCCACCTGGTACATGGGCAAGAACCCGGGCAAGCAAATCATCTCAACCTCCTACGCCTCCAATCTGGCGTGGAAGTTCTCCCGAAAGTGCCGCCAAATCTGCAAAAGCCCCGAGTACGAACAGATCTTTGGCAGTGCCCTGACCCCGGACAACAAGGCCGTAGAAGCCTGGTCACTCACCAACCAAGCCGGTTACATGGCCGGCGGGGTGTTGTCGGGCATCACGGGTAACCGCGCCGATGGCCTGATTAACGATGACCCCATCAAAGGGCGGGAGCAGGCCGACAGTGAGGTCATCAGGGACAAGACCTGGGAAGCCTACAAATCCGATTTGCGTACCCGTCTCAAGCCCAACGGTTTCATCATCTGGATATTGACCCGCTGGCACGAAGATGACCCTGTGGGCCGTATTCTGCCCAAAAACTACAGCGGCCAATCCGAATGGATTGAAGCGCAGGATGGCGAGCAGTGGTATGTCATTTCCCTGCAGGCAGAGTGTGAGCGCGACGATGACCCGCTGGGGCGTGACCGCGGCGAGTTTCTCTGGACCGACTGGTTTTCCCCCACGTTCTGGCGTCAGGAAAAACGCTCACAGGGGACCCGTAACTGGGAAGCTTTATACCAGCAGCGTCCTGCCCCGTCGGAAGGCGGCATCATCAAACGTGCCTGGGTGAAACGCTACCGGGTACCGCCGGCGCATCCCATCCGTATCGTGCACAGTTGGGACACGGCCAACAAGGCCAAGGAAATCAATGACCCGTCGGTCTGTACCGTCTGGGCGGAGACCAAACTGGCGTTTTACCTGCTGTACGTGTGGCGGGACCGGGTGGAGTACCCGGCGTTGCGGTCGATGGCGAAAAGCATTGCCCGCAAATACCCGCCCCATGCGGTACTGATTGAGGACAAGGCCAGTGGGCAGCAATTGATCCAGGACTTGCGTGCAGAGACGCGTTTGCCGGTGATCCCGATCGAGCCTGAAAACGACAAAATCATCCGCCTCTCCTCAGAATCCCCCAAGTTTGAGGCCGGTACCGTGTTCTTTCCCGAGGAGGCTGAGTGGCTGCCTGACTATGAGCGGGAGCTGTTCAGCTGCCCGTTGAGTGACACCTTTGACCAGGTGGACAGCACCAGCCAGTTTCTTCGCTGGGCGGGGAACAGTGTGGAGCACTACGACTACCAGCGCGTGAGCGGCGGTGGCAACAGCTTTAAGCGGGAGGGCGTATGGTGA
- a CDS encoding phage holin, which yields MEKLNVGINYGASAVTVIAGLTINEWVALGGLLIGLATLATNLWYKREALKLQKRERHDDTD from the coding sequence ATGGAAAAGCTCAATGTGGGCATCAACTATGGCGCCTCAGCGGTCACCGTGATTGCCGGGCTCACCATCAATGAGTGGGTGGCATTGGGCGGGTTGCTGATTGGTTTGGCAACGCTTGCCACCAACCTCTGGTACAAGCGCGAGGCCCTCAAACTGCAGAAACGGGAGCGCCACGATGACACCGATTGA
- a CDS encoding 3TM-type holin, whose product MSVWNLLSGLVAPVTNLIDELHTSDEERLAIKAKMFEMQMTLATQVMDYEARLMEAKTQVITAEAQGESWLQRSWRPITMLSFLGLVIADSFGVLAFRLAPQAWTLLQIGLGGYVVGRSVEKVMPSVKNLLPGERA is encoded by the coding sequence ATGTCTGTGTGGAACCTTTTGTCCGGGCTCGTTGCGCCGGTGACCAACCTCATTGATGAGCTTCACACCAGTGATGAAGAGCGTCTGGCCATCAAAGCCAAGATGTTTGAGATGCAGATGACCCTCGCGACCCAGGTGATGGACTATGAAGCCCGCTTGATGGAGGCCAAAACGCAGGTCATCACCGCGGAAGCGCAAGGGGAAAGCTGGCTGCAGCGCTCCTGGCGGCCTATCACCATGTTGTCTTTTCTGGGGCTGGTCATTGCTGACAGCTTCGGGGTATTGGCGTTCCGGCTGGCCCCACAGGCGTGGACGCTCCTGCAGATAGGCTTGGGCGGTTATGTCGTTGGCCGCAGCGTGGAAAAGGTCATGCCGTCGGTCAAAAACCTGTTACCCGGAGAGCGAGCGTGA
- a CDS encoding M15 family metallopeptidase codes for MSFRLGSRSRHRLEGLHPHLVQIVKHAITLSDIDFTVLEGLRSTRRQRQLVQQGASQTLRSRHLTGHAVDLGAWVGDELRWDWPLYHRIADAMKTAANELGIPLEWGGDWVRFPDGPHFQLPWHAYPLEVH; via the coding sequence ATGAGCTTTCGGTTGGGCAGCCGCTCACGTCACCGCCTCGAAGGGCTGCACCCTCATCTTGTTCAGATAGTCAAACACGCGATAACCCTCAGTGATATCGATTTCACCGTGCTGGAAGGGCTGCGCTCAACCCGCCGTCAACGTCAATTGGTCCAGCAAGGGGCCTCACAGACCCTGCGAAGCCGTCACCTCACGGGTCATGCCGTGGATTTGGGGGCATGGGTGGGGGATGAGCTCCGCTGGGACTGGCCGCTCTATCACCGTATCGCTGACGCCATGAAAACCGCCGCCAATGAGCTGGGCATCCCACTGGAGTGGGGCGGCGATTGGGTCCGCTTCCCCGATGGCCCGCATTTCCAACTGCCCTGGCACGCCTATCCGCTGGAGGTGCACTGA
- a CDS encoding Mor transcription activator family protein codes for MSVLHEIAEVIGAAAAVRLGQAMGGARVYVPQMLKPDHPLVLILGRETAEKLSYYYGGDTFDVPSKVLYRHVRDALIRDAYHSMPPGEGNRADILAREYGISRRHVMNIVRG; via the coding sequence ATGAGTGTGTTACATGAAATTGCGGAAGTGATTGGGGCCGCCGCTGCGGTAAGACTGGGGCAGGCCATGGGCGGGGCGAGGGTGTACGTGCCCCAGATGCTGAAACCCGACCATCCTCTGGTGCTGATACTGGGGCGGGAGACGGCGGAAAAGCTCAGTTATTACTACGGCGGGGACACGTTTGATGTGCCGAGCAAGGTGCTTTACCGCCATGTCCGGGATGCGCTTATCCGCGATGCCTACCACAGCATGCCACCGGGGGAGGGGAACCGGGCCGATATCCTCGCGAGGGAGTACGGGATATCCCGGCGGCATGTGATGAATATTGTGAGGGGCTAA
- a CDS encoding endonuclease domain-containing protein, giving the protein MSALEAELAFQLTALGLPEPEREYRFHPTRRWRFDFAWPALGLAVEVEGGGWTGGRHTRGKGFEQDMTKYSEAMKRGWTVYRCDRRLIQSGEAIDAILQIYKRLSDTRAPSLSRVK; this is encoded by the coding sequence ATGAGCGCCCTTGAAGCTGAGCTGGCTTTCCAACTGACTGCCCTTGGGCTGCCAGAGCCAGAGCGTGAATACCGCTTTCACCCGACCCGTCGCTGGCGGTTTGATTTCGCCTGGCCTGCCTTGGGGTTGGCGGTGGAAGTCGAAGGCGGGGGATGGACGGGGGGAAGGCATACCCGCGGCAAGGGCTTTGAGCAGGACATGACCAAATATTCCGAGGCGATGAAACGGGGTTGGACGGTATACCGATGTGATCGTCGGTTGATCCAATCTGGTGAGGCTATCGACGCTATCTTGCAGATTTATAAGCGATTATCCGATACGCGAGCACCGTCGTTAAGTCGCGTTAAGTGA
- a CDS encoding replication protein P encodes MKSTQQLLKNAIGNEPPHGTQKGPSNAELDALAARIVNYLFAELKSIFPAWRSALPTDMDEQLAKKTWSKAFIENELYREDQIRYGLKVARCQNHAYFPSVGMFIQWCQPTLEDLGLPSVRDAYLEACRKAHSISEAKWTHPAIFVATRDTGVFDLRSKPEAEMYPKFQSTYMKVYQRVLRGEDLSFELPKALPPASVSKPMGTEAGVSAVAELRKKLGLPKKEDDHERP; translated from the coding sequence ATGAAATCGACACAGCAACTGCTCAAGAATGCCATTGGCAACGAGCCTCCACACGGGACTCAAAAAGGCCCTTCCAATGCCGAGTTAGATGCGCTGGCAGCGAGGATAGTGAATTACCTGTTTGCCGAACTGAAAAGCATTTTTCCTGCTTGGCGTTCAGCGCTACCGACAGACATGGACGAACAGCTGGCCAAGAAAACCTGGTCAAAGGCATTTATCGAAAATGAACTTTATCGGGAAGACCAGATTCGATATGGACTCAAAGTCGCGCGGTGCCAAAACCATGCGTACTTTCCAAGTGTTGGAATGTTCATTCAATGGTGTCAGCCAACACTTGAAGATTTGGGGTTGCCGTCCGTGAGGGATGCCTATCTCGAAGCGTGCAGAAAGGCTCACTCCATCAGCGAAGCAAAGTGGACGCACCCTGCGATTTTTGTCGCCACCCGGGACACAGGCGTATTTGATCTTCGCTCAAAACCTGAAGCTGAGATGTACCCCAAGTTTCAATCGACCTACATGAAGGTCTATCAGCGTGTGCTCAGGGGAGAGGACTTGTCATTCGAGCTCCCCAAGGCTTTGCCGCCGGCCTCGGTGAGCAAACCGATGGGCACAGAAGCCGGAGTGTCTGCTGTGGCTGAGCTTCGCAAAAAACTGGGGCTGCCGAAAAAAGAGGATGACCATGAGCGCCCTTGA
- a CDS encoding replication protein, whose product MAEVVAFHRTASPDDGFYRVANQLGLALCRVHLSNRESRLVHAVMMKTYGFNKAMDWICRDQLAELTGIDITNISKVKMELVRRKILITKGRKIGINPDTDEWDWVGQSEKEKSQNRLVKESKLTPLKRVSSDSSKSQNRLSKKSVLTPEKVSFDSHNRQDTITKNTITKDSKNAPARVTQKPPAFRSFFDKYPAHRKGGTDTYAWKAWKSENLTELDAQKALAWLTEASASDKDWRTDGYGKYIPGITKFIRQRHWLTPLPRNTKTTDGLLYDDDISWAQNLGW is encoded by the coding sequence ATGGCTGAGGTCGTCGCTTTTCACCGCACTGCCAGCCCGGATGACGGGTTTTACCGGGTGGCGAATCAATTGGGGTTGGCATTGTGCCGCGTGCATTTGTCCAACCGCGAAAGCCGGCTGGTCCATGCCGTCATGATGAAAACCTATGGGTTCAATAAAGCCATGGACTGGATTTGTCGTGACCAACTGGCTGAGCTGACAGGCATAGATATTACCAACATCAGCAAAGTAAAAATGGAGCTGGTTAGGCGAAAAATCTTGATTACCAAGGGCCGTAAAATTGGCATCAATCCAGATACGGATGAATGGGATTGGGTCGGACAGTCTGAAAAGGAAAAAAGTCAGAATCGACTCGTAAAAGAGTCAAAACTGACTCCTTTGAAAAGAGTCAGTTCTGACTCGTCAAAAAGTCAAAACCGACTCTCAAAAAAGTCAGTTCTGACTCCTGAAAAAGTCAGTTTTGACTCCCACAATAGACAAGACACTATTACAAAAAACACTATTACAAAAGACAGTAAAAACGCGCCTGCGCGCGTGACACAAAAACCTCCCGCCTTTCGAAGTTTCTTCGATAAGTATCCTGCCCACCGAAAGGGAGGCACCGACACCTATGCGTGGAAAGCTTGGAAATCAGAAAACCTCACGGAGCTTGATGCCCAGAAAGCCTTGGCGTGGCTCACCGAAGCGTCAGCATCAGACAAGGACTGGCGAACTGATGGCTACGGGAAATACATTCCAGGTATCACCAAGTTCATTCGGCAGCGGCATTGGCTCACGCCGTTACCCCGAAACACCAAAACCACCGATGGATTGCTTTACGACGACGATATCAGCTGGGCGCAAAACCTCGGCTGGTAG
- a CDS encoding phage regulatory CII family protein: MDHLDTAVYSTVHDSPIPARHIAQQLGMSHQVLINKANPQSDSHKLSLREALAVQLITGNYRILEAMTTELDLHKAEDQRTGSLLESVLKATAEHGDVVKVIQDALEDGVFSLREREKCQQEVDEAIKALETLRKAIVVEPLRRVSHG, translated from the coding sequence ATGGACCATCTCGATACGGCCGTTTATAGCACGGTCCACGATTCGCCCATCCCTGCCAGACACATCGCCCAGCAACTGGGTATGTCTCATCAGGTCCTTATCAACAAAGCCAATCCACAATCCGACTCCCACAAGCTGTCATTACGAGAAGCCCTGGCTGTCCAGCTCATCACCGGTAACTACCGCATCCTTGAAGCGATGACCACGGAGCTCGATCTGCACAAAGCCGAAGACCAACGCACCGGTTCCTTGTTGGAGTCTGTCCTGAAAGCCACGGCCGAGCACGGTGATGTTGTGAAAGTGATCCAGGATGCGCTGGAAGACGGGGTGTTTTCCCTGCGTGAGCGCGAGAAGTGCCAGCAGGAAGTGGATGAGGCCATCAAAGCCTTGGAAACCTTGCGCAAAGCGATTGTGGTGGAGCCACTGAGGAGAGTGTCCCATGGCTGA
- a CDS encoding Cro/CI family transcriptional regulator — MLKQDVINHFGRQRLIADTLRISQAAVSRWGDIIPEKQALRLEYLTQGALVYDPTLYKKVLHPEPAVNV, encoded by the coding sequence ATGCTCAAGCAAGATGTCATCAACCACTTCGGTCGTCAGCGCCTGATTGCAGACACACTCAGGATCAGCCAGGCGGCCGTCTCCCGTTGGGGCGATATCATTCCCGAAAAACAAGCCCTGCGACTCGAATACCTCACCCAAGGCGCGCTCGTCTATGACCCCACGCTCTACAAAAAGGTACTGCACCCTGAGCCCGCTGTGAACGTTTAA
- a CDS encoding S24 family peptidase has protein sequence MSTLANKIKERMHALDINQRELSERIGISQVAVHKLVSGKTKQTSKINELATALECDPAWLGNNDDVGDMGEAQWRGVETWDSHTPLSDEEIELPFYTSIELSAGSGSFTDTENTGPKLRFSKATLRRLGIEKANAVCVNVSGNSMEPVLPDKATVGIDTGDKTRIVDGAIYAINHGGLLRVKVLQNLPGGGIRLKSYNSDDYPAEDYSAAEKQDIEIIGRVFWYSVLLPR, from the coding sequence ATGAGTACGTTAGCGAACAAAATTAAAGAAAGAATGCATGCCTTGGACATCAACCAACGGGAGTTGTCCGAGCGGATAGGTATTTCCCAGGTAGCCGTGCACAAACTGGTGAGCGGGAAAACCAAGCAGACATCAAAGATCAACGAACTGGCCACTGCGCTGGAGTGTGACCCTGCCTGGCTTGGCAACAATGACGACGTCGGGGACATGGGAGAGGCACAATGGCGGGGTGTCGAAACCTGGGACAGCCACACGCCATTGTCAGACGAAGAGATCGAACTGCCCTTCTATACCAGTATCGAGCTCAGTGCAGGCAGCGGCAGCTTTACGGATACAGAGAACACAGGCCCCAAGCTGCGCTTTTCAAAGGCCACGTTGAGAAGGCTTGGGATAGAAAAAGCGAACGCGGTGTGTGTCAATGTATCCGGTAACAGCATGGAGCCTGTGCTGCCGGATAAAGCCACTGTCGGGATTGATACCGGCGACAAGACCCGCATTGTGGATGGCGCTATCTATGCCATCAACCATGGCGGATTGCTGCGCGTGAAAGTCCTGCAAAACCTGCCGGGGGGCGGTATTCGCCTGAAGAGCTATAACAGTGACGACTACCCAGCCGAAGACTACAGCGCGGCGGAAAAACAGGACATTGAGATCATTGGCCGTGTTTTCTGGTACTCGGTATTGCTGCCACGGTAA